TATATATCCAGGTCAAAGCCAATTAATTAGCCATGACGTTAAAGCCAAGCCCATCTCaacgtcttcctcctccacacacacacacacagatcTGCAATGGCAGCGGATGATTCAGTGATGAGGAGCCTCTACCTCTCTGCGTACAACTGGGTCGTCTTCATCGGATGGTCAGTTCAGCTGCATTGATAAATCGATCTCACTTGTAGCATCTTTGTTTTGCTGGCCATTTCTTGGATTGTGCAGGGTGTTTGTTTTTGATCAGGGTTCTTTGATTTGGATCATGCAGGGTTCAGGTGTTCTGTTACATGACATTGGAATTGCTGGTGAATGGGCACGAGGGCGTCTATGCTGCTATTGAGCGGCCTCTGCTGTTTGCGCAGACTGCTGCCATCATGGAGGTCTGGTTTTCCTTGTTCCTACTCCCtccaatacaaaatatatataagtatttttaggatttaaatttcataccatgatataatataaatttatacactgaTTTTCATGGTTTCAATCATTTTAATAATTCCATAGCTAATTTGATGCTTAGAAAgataatctaatcaattcaaaatttaaaaattaactataaaagtAACTAAAGAAAGAATCTTTTGGCATCTTCTTAGTACGCTAAATaacctagaaatacttatattttgaaacgaatGTAATAACTTTCagccttatttttttatttacaaagtattttttatttgtaatatatcgtttggcttttttcttgaatgagccaaataatcaccccttTGTTGTTGTAGTAATAAAACTGTAAATTTGAATGCATCTGTGCAATTTATTTACTTCTTTGCACATGGAgattgagaggtgctaaacttttttgttttgttttgctgtttGGCTGGTGATGGTGTTGCTGGTAGTCAGATTCTTTGTTCCATTCTAGGTAagaagtttcttttttctttaaagtCTTTTTCCCCCAATAGGACGtgcaaaatttaagttaacaGACTTTCTGGCCAACCCTTAATCTGGACCGTAGAAAATGCTGCTccatctatttcaaaatataaggttttttagccttgtctagattcatatggatgctaatgaatcttgacatatatataaattatatacatttatcaattgatgaatttagacaaggctaaaaaatcttgcaatataaaacggaggcaGTGGTAATGTAGTTCctgtttttttagataaaagaaGCTTTTATTGATCTCAAATGATTACACCAAGGTAATACAATCACTCGAAGACCACTTCTGGCTTCTACGTAACTAAGATGCACATAACCAAAAACTAGACACAAGCGTAACcaagtattaaaaaaacaaatcctaGCTAAGAAGAAATCCTCAATCTAGATTGTCACCCATAGTCCTGGGTAAAAAACTCCGTGACCATCAGGCTTCTGAAGGATAGCCCATGTACGAAGCCAatgaataattttgaaaataacctgtaaagaagaagaaattatCTTTCTGTCAAACACTATCTCATTTCTGCATAATCATAATAACCAACAGGTTAACGCAGCCCCTAGCAAGATAAGTATAGTTCCTGTTAGAGTCTATTATTTCGAAAACATTATTGCTTATCACTGTTACCTGAAATTGTTCAAATGGGTTGGTGAGGTCTCCAGTGTCTTCTACTCTTCCACAAATTACTGGAAGGCTGTTCATTACCTGGGGCATCTTGTGGAGCTTCCCTGAGGTAATATCAGGACCTTACTCCACATTATTAGACCGTTTTTATCTTGAAAACAAGTTCTGGATCAGAAAGCACTTCCTGAAGTGACAAAAGCACAAAGCATAGATGTTTGGTAATGTTGCAGCCATTACAAGTAATCCAGTACTTCCATTTATGACCATAATGACTCTGAATAAGCATTGGACAAACCAAAGTGGCAGATATTGCATTAGTAATGGAGCCGATGCAATTACATCATGGAGTAGGACAACATGATGTTCTTTCCTTCTCTATCCTAGTTTCCAATTCTCtgattttgacttataatcaAGCAATTATTTTTGTCTGTAGTAAGCAATATTGGTGAATCACAGTGCACGTATGTTTTGCAGACACATTCTCATATTCTTGTTACCTCCCTGATCATAAGCTGGTCCATCACCGAGGTATGTGTTACGGTATTTAGTATTAACCGCCTAGACCTGTTCACCAGTGACTCTCATGCAAGACCATGATTTTCTGATGCAATTTTAATATAAGATGCTAAGCAACAATTCTGCTTCTTCAAATGACAAGTTCCTCAAAGGAATCCCAAGCTTTGGAAATTCCTCTGTTGACCTTAGTTGAACAAAGATTATGAAATTTTCTTCATTTCAGATCATAACTTTGTAGAGAACCTACTAATTCCTTGCAGGTCATCAGATATTCTTTCTTTGGCATGCAGGAGTCGTTTGGATTTACACCTTCCTGGTTTGTATGGCTTAGGTTGGTTCTagttgtaaacaaaaaaaagtcacaaTATGTAGCCTAAACTTCAAAAGAAACTCATTATCTGATCATTGAATTCTCCTAAAATTCACTTGTTTGCTCATTTTTTCGCACTGAATTCTTTGCAGATATAGCACCTTCATAATATGTTATCCTGTTGGTATGGTTAGTGAGGTTGTCCTAATCTACATTGCCTTTCCTTTCATGAAGGTAACTTGAATAACTTAAATGGAAGAGCTCAGTCTCCATTTAGTAACAATATtgtttaaatgttattttcattTGCATGATCAATCCCAGGCATCTGGGAAATACTGCTTTAGGATGTCCAACAAATGGAATTTCTCCTTCAACTACTTCTATTTCTCTGCCCTTCTCATGGCTTTGTATGTTCCAGGTAATATTTCCATGCAATTGTACttcatttatcaattgatgctATACTCAAGTACCACCTCCATCCTATAATATAAGCGACTTTGGCAATGCAAATGTATATtcaaaatctcttatattttacGACGGTGATAGCAGCTTTCTATACAAAAAATgaataggattttttttctctgaaatgAAACAAGTAGGATTTGACAACACACTGCCTTGCTGTTTCATGTCATAAATGCAGCATTTCCACACTTGTTGCTCTATATGGTCGCCCAGAGGAAGAAAGCCCTGTCAAAGGAGAAAACTACATAACCACTCAAAGAGATAATCTATAGCTGAGGTTTCTAAGAAGTAAAGGTTAATATAATGGAAATACCAAAGTACAAGATTAACTTTTCCcttggtaaaataaaaatgtgatCATGCCACTGCAATGACGGTGTGTTGCAGGAAGAACAGCTTTTCCATCTGTAATCAAGGGCTTGTTTGGATTAATGCCATCATCAACCTCACCAAATTTCCTTGCATGCCAAAAATGTTGTTTGGATTGTAGCCAAAGTTATTGGCAATGTTACTTGTGGTGTATCGTTTGCTCTTGCTAAAATATTGACAAcaccaaaaacaaaatgttcaaaattcaaatccattctcatcctttttattgccaatttttcctttttggcaTGGTTTTGTTTGGggtttaaagtttaaaccaaaCGTGCCCTAAAATTGCCTCACACCATCGATGCCGAAAAATTGGCCCATACAGAATTCAGGCCCAGAACTCGGCCGGCCCAGAATGGTGAGGGGTCAACCGCTAATACAGAACAAGGCAAGGGCCCAACCGAAAGAGTGCCACCACTTCCATCTGGACCGCAATTCTGTGATCGAACGTCTCGTGGAGACCGCCCACGTGGCACGCCACAGGTGGTTTTACTGACATGCGGGGCCAAAGAACGGCAGGGTCCATACGTTAGCCTCCAATACGACGGCATACTCgacgcctccaccgccgccgccgtcccacTCCTCTTCTCCGTCGCTGGCTACCCGAAGACGTGTACCACCATGGCCGGCGAGAGAATCTCCCTCTCGTGCTGCCCCCTCTGATCTCTCCTATTTGAACCGATGGCTCCATGGCCTATGGCTACCGAGGTGGAGTGCAGGAGCAGCGACTGGGAGTCTGGGACGAGGATCTCCTGCCCGCAGCCCGGGGGTGGCGAGTTCGAAACGGATTCGGTGACCACCTTCGAGGATGGTCCTGCGGCCGCGGGTGGCGccgtggcgagcggcgacgcgacggcggctccggtgtgtgtgtggggcGGGGGGGCGTACCATTCTTACCATGAGCTTGCTGCCCTTTTGACACGTCTTGCGTAGGATCCCTCTAGTTTCGGTTGGTTCGCCTACTGAATTTAGGGTTTTTTGGATCCATGCCATTACAATCTAACTAATTCGTGGTGTTTCGgatgaacaaaaaaagagagagaatctTATAAGTCTAATGGTCAATCATGTTCATGCAGCTGAAGGCTAGTGGAGCATTCTTATCACCTGGAAAATTGTTGATGTGCTCCTCTTCCTAATTCCTGCAAGGCCGCAACTGATGGCTATTGATGTTAACGGCTCATCGATGCATCATACATGTTGTTCATCTGTTTCAGTTAGCTCTTTGGCATCTATACATGTTTTTCTTGCATTAAGGCATACCGTTTCTATCATCTAGTTATGAAATGGCTTAGATAACTCTTCGGCTTTGTGTTTTCAGTGGGAGACGACGTGTCCATCGACAACGAAGTGCCCGTGACGACTTCGGGGTTTCTCTAGATTTGCCGGCCAGTCTTCGGAGATGCCATAGGGTTTGCACGCGTGCGTTTTTAGGAGAGAGTGTGCGTGCATTGTGAGTGTCTGCGTTATACTGTGTTctcgtaaaaaaaatgaaatggctTACATGCAGCACAGGTGAGGAAGaacaggaaaagaaagaagctTAATCACATGCTATGTTTTCACTGTTGCAGTGGAATTTGCTGAGATCACATGAATCATACGACGGGCAGTTGCGGTGCCAGTAACTTCCACCATGCACTGATCAACCAGTGTCCAATTCGATCTCCACTGCAATGCCAGATTAATTTGAACAGTGGCTAAAACTGACTCCAATCCCAATCCGGACTGGCGTCTCCACAAAGCCCCATGGTTTCACGATCAGGCTAGGCTCATCTTggcgtcttcctcctcccaaaACTCTGCAATGGTAGGCGTGGGATCAGTGGTGCTGCGGCTCTAGCTCTCAGTTTACAACTGGGTTGTCTTCTTCAGATGGCTGGTTGTTCCACCTGCTGTTCTTGAGTTATGGTGCCTGACAAATGGAATTTCTCCTTCGACTACTTCTATGCATCTGCTCTTTCCATGCTGCTGTATATTCCAGGTACTCTTTCATCACGAGCTGTCCTTCAGTTAGTGCTCAATGCTATGACTATAAACAAGCAGAATTTGACACAAGATGTCACGTTGTTGTGCTATTTGAATGACTGCAGGGTTTCCACACGTGTTCTTCTATATGGTGGCCcagaggaagaaagaaagcCTTGTCAAAAGGCAAAATTCGCATGATATGCTCAACATATTTGGAGATCGAATTATATCCATTATCTAGTGCAATTTATGGATGTAGCTAATGGCTCACGTTTTCATGGATTGCTAACAGTATGCTGTAGCAAGGACTAGCTGCTCCATGTGTAACAAAAAATGCACTGCCTGTTGTGATTAAAAGCCTAAAAACCTGGTGAATTTTATGTTGATTTTGTGCTGGTCAAGAACCATGTTTATCTACTGTTCTTATCTGAAAAGGGCGAGATGGAGTGAGAGTAAGATCAGTTAAAGAGGAGCCAATTGCATCTCTCCAGAACTTGATTTGCACTCTGCAGTTGGTAAGGTGTGCCTTTCTTCCTTTCTCCCTTTCATCAACCGTCCAGTTGCTGAAAAGTTTGTCAAGTGATTGATGCCTCTCTTTTCTCCTGCTGTACTTTTCTCTCCGGTTACGTGTTGCCTTTCCAGATTGTCCTCGCCATCTAGTGGCACCATACATTTGATTCATGCTTTATTTCTCAACTGGCAGTATGTGCATCATCCTAACAGTTGTGTATTGTCACTACTTAATACTTATCTTCTGTTATGTTTACACTTTACGTCCTTACGCGTGACAGGCTGACTAATGAATTATCTTAACCTTGTGCAGTATTACTGTGTTAGGCCCTACGtggaacacatgaattttacaagAATTTCAGAGGAAATTGTTCAGTTCCTCcaaatttcctttgaaaatCTTTCAAAGCGAAGTGGTCCTTAaccttttctttgtttgaattttgaaagttGGCTATTTTTGTGTTGGTTGAATGCATTCTTACACCCCtatttttcgcttatgtttataagccaaaatttgaattttcaactttaaatttaaaattgattttgaagggttttcatcgaagtttattttctagccttggcttttagatcaataaaaatacatatataaaatttttattcgtaaattatttttcctttgtaaatatgttgtttgataaTCACGCCCTTAGTTGCTGCAGAGGACCGATATTTTGATTGATTCATGAAATCCTCCGTAATATTTAAAACTGACACagtttgatgatgatgatgatgaacctATGTGTGCAGTCGCTAAACACATGTGAAATGGAAAATACAGAAGAACATAACTGTTAGAAGAATAGAGATCAATAATCCAATATCGATCATCTTTTGTATAATTGCATGTGCAGCTAAATCTTTGAAATGGGAAAACAAAAGGGATCTATTTGACCACTTGACGAGAGAATCTTCTCTTGAATAATTGCAACCTGCTGTcttcttcagaaaaaaaaaacagtactaataataaataattgcaACCTTGGCCGTTACAAACAATTGCACTCGTAGGATGATTTGGCTTCTTGCCTCGGTCGCATTTCGTTGCAATTTCCTAACGCTTGCTGCTTAGAATAATCTTTCTTCTGGTCGATGCTGAAAACTTTGTTGCAAACGACCCTTTGGGAACACAAGGATCTGTTTATTATTTACTCGAGTGCTATTCCATTGTGATTTCTAAATGGTTACCTCAGTTACAATAAAATGCTTCAAGAGCGACCATGGTTTTGTCTATGGTTGGTTAAATTGTGGGTCAACATGATAATTGTGCCAGCCAATTACTCTCTCCCATAAAATTGATCATGGATTTTAAAAGTAGCTAGTGGTCAGCAAACGATTAAATTGAATCTTGAATCTTGTTGGGGGAGCACTGATGATGTTATTAATGTGGTAGGATTCAAATCTTGGTGCCCATTGATATTACCAATTTACCACACATAAGTGGATTTTCAAAGGAATTTAGCGAAAGCAAACATTTGGCTATTTGCCTCCagtcctttttcttttcgagGCACACGTGGATGTGCAAGTATAGTGTGAGTGTACCGTGGTATGTATGTGCGTGCCTCTTTCgtgtaacaaaattaattaaatcttgaatatatgtttttagcctAAATTGTTGAGAGAATGTATGTGCATTacccaaaaaattcaaaaaagcACTCTAATATAcaactccctccgtttcataccatataatatttgcatatttctagttttatcaaatttataaaaaaatatagcaatgttttaatataaaataaatatacaataaaaacaaaactaattttatgttataaatattattactattttataaaattgatcaGCCTTAGAGAAGTTTACGTTTTACTACTATAAGATATGAAAcaaactactccctctgtttttcttgtttttctggTCTTTGACTGTATTTGATCTTTAAAACTATGTTTAGTCATTTGTCTtgttaaataaatacataattattatttattttagtattaaacaaactttaagcattacttatatctttatatataaaaattaaatttgataaacgcataaatttttactaaatgtacctttttaatatttatttttaagaataaaCCCCTTATAACTTATTTGCATCGGTGGGACTTACGATGCTAAAAACACTGCCACACCAACCGATTATGGCACCATAGTGTTATGTTATCGGCCAAAACAAGATGTCGTGACTGAACGATGCAGATTCTGGAAATAAGTTTCAGGATAGTTtatctagaaaataatattaaggAGGTTCATTTGATAACAAAACTTGAGAGAGCTCGGGGGTAGATGATCAGTGGACACGGTAGCATTGTGCGACCCGCAAACGACTTGGAGATCCGAAACCCGTTGACACCGGCGACCCCTGTTTCGCTTTACTTTGggccctcctctctcctctctactctcttcttcccttgttcccctccctccctctctctcatctccGGCGCTCTCCGGCGAGAGCTCAGGCGAGGGCTCCACAGCCTTCAGGAGAGCTCCTCACCGAGGAAAAAGCAACCTTCTTGCTCCCCCGAGGTTAGATCAGAGCAAGGGCTGCTGCTCttctttccttccttccttcctcctccatgTAGGCTGActtctttcttcctcttctcttcgTTTCGTTTCGTTTCGTTTGCTTTCTTTTCCACCTTCCGGCGATAATTCTTGCGTGGTTAATGGGATTTGCAGTATtgtttttggtgaaatttagTGAAACATTTGGATATTGAGGGGAAATCGAGTGGCTCTTAACGAAAGGGAGTGTTTTTGCTTCGGTATTTCGGTCTGGGTGTGCACCGGGTGCTGTTAATTTGGAAAGTCTGAAAAAATTGCTTGTTTTGCTGTCGATTTCTAGGCTTGCGACCCGGGATTGGCCTCGAAGATCTTGTTAATTTTGCTTCGAAGGAAGGATTCGTCATCGCAAATCTTGATCTGTGGGTGGATTTGGTGGTGGAAAGTTTCCATCTTTTATGGGGCAAGGCTGTGTGGAACCCTTGATGCTCCCatggagttttgctaccataGCTGGGACAGCGGTGGTGAAGAGGCAGTAGGAGGTGATAGAGCACGAGCAAGAGGTGGAAGAGAAGACAAGTAGGCAAGAATAGGAAGGACGAAGGacaaggagaggagggagctcTCCATGGGGGAGCCCCTCCTCACCACCCTGTCCATGGAGAACAGCAACAATCATCCCTGCACCCGCCTCTCCATGGATCCTGCCGGGTCTCATGCGGCCTCAGGTGATTCctctggtggtggcggtggcggtgctaGCAGCACCggtgccggtggtggtggtggtgacagGGAACTGTTCATCATTCCACGGCGTGACACTGCGCATCCTGGACCACCGGACATTAACCTGCCTCTTTCTGCAGACccctcaccaccacccccTCCACCACCGTCGTGGGGTCTTGACCAGTTCGACATGCTTGATGTCAGTCTCGGCACGCAGAATTACGAGTCCGAGGTTGCGCTTACGCTTCCAAAGTTGACTGGCAATGGCAGCGCTGCGGTTGGCGTCGGTGCGAGGAAGTGTGCTAAGAGGGGGGACAGCATTTGGGGTGCATGGTTCTTCTTCAATCACTACTTCAAACCTGCACTTGTGGAGAAGCCGAAGGGCAAGGTGACGCGGGAGTCTTCTGGGATCATTTCAGGCTTTGAGAAGTCAGATCTTCGCCTTGATGTCTTCCTGGTGCAGCATGACATGGAGAACATGTACATGTGGGTTTTTAAGGAACGGCCTGACAATGCCCTCGGGAAGATGCAGCTCCGGAGCTTCATGAATGGGCATTCCAAGC
This is a stretch of genomic DNA from Oryza brachyantha chromosome 1, ObraRS2, whole genome shotgun sequence. It encodes these proteins:
- the LOC102717835 gene encoding very-long-chain (3R)-3-hydroxyacyl-CoA dehydratase PASTICCINO 2A-like; translation: MAADDSVMRSLYLSAYNWVVFIGWVQVFCYMTLELLVNGHEGVYAAIERPLLFAQTAAIMEILCSILVSSTLPQITGRLFITWGILWSFPETHSHILVTSLIISWSITEVIRYSFFGMQESFGFTPSWFVWLRYSTFIICYPVGMVSEVVLIYIAFPFMKASGKYCFRMSNKWNFSFNYFYFSALLMALYVPAFPHLLLYMVAQRKKALSKEKTT